In the Uranotaenia lowii strain MFRU-FL chromosome 1, ASM2978415v1, whole genome shotgun sequence genome, AGCGGTTGCAATCGGTTCCGATCCGGTCCAGGGAGACACAATTACGGCTGACGCCAAAACCCTTTTGTTCGAAAGCAACTGTCTAGCAACAAATATCGTTCAGTAAGTACAAGTTCAGTatgtaaaataatatattttttttattgttagaaTTATTTAGCTTAATGTCGTCATTGTAATAAATTTGTATTATGCGCGCTATGTAAAAAATTCATgtgtacatttttttctactctTTATTTACAGATGAACCGGTTTAAACATTCAATATAAGGGAAAATCGATTATGTGAAGTGGTGAAAGATAGAACATCTACTTACAGAGAAAAAAACTCACagagaaataaaatgtttcaaaccatatttgatttctttttatttccaataggacaaaaattaatatgtagtagtagaatttttagaaataaaaaataaaattgaagaacaaatgctttaaaattgaaatccaaataccgttgaattaaataaaaaaatatataaaatcaaactaaaaggtttttgaatcaaaagcatttagttttttgaaacaaaggaaaagttttgattcaaaggaaagcatttctttgaaacaaaagaaaatgcatttgaatcaaaggaatttttatttgtcccaaaatcaaaggaaaaaatcctttgtttttgcggcactttcctttgaaactaaattttatttttctgcgtgttggCAATGGTATCTGGAGATGACATCGataaaatggatattttttttagttaattgAATACAAGGTGTccaaagtttttgtttcgtCGTTTAAAATGTGAAACTTACCACTGCTTGTTTAAATGCACCGCAGCAAAATGTCTTCTCGCTGAATGACTGAGTTTAAACGTAGCAGGGCAGAGCTCACAGGCGTATTTGTCTTTTGATTCGTTAAATTTACATGTTCTTTTATGTCGGTTTAGTTTTACCGACTTCAGGAATAGTTCATTACAGTACTCGCATTGAAACTGTGGCTCATCCTTGTGCGTTGACACATAATGGCGGTCTAAATTCTCATTGCTTTGAAACGTCTTGGGACACAATCTGCAATTAAACCTCTTCCTGGTATCAGTTTGCGTGCTGAAGCGAGAAAAAAATGAGtacaagtaaaaaaaagaacttcTCAACAACGTGTCTCAAGTGACTCACCTTGAATCTGTGGGTGTTTCAGTGCCGGGAGTTGCTTTGATGCGAATTAATTTCCACATTTCCTCATCATCCATTCGAAATAGGTAATTGAAAGGTAACTTTGAATCATTAGATTGCCTTAGTAGCGCCTGGTATTCCTCACGATGCTTCGATTTTCGATGGTAAACgtatttttgaataaagaaaaaacgttCACCACAAAATTCACACTCGTATCTGAAAATTGGATCGAGAAAATGTTATCTTAAAAATCTAACGTCGTTTGAAATTATTTACTGACCgatgttttttcaaatgtttcgcAGCAAAGTGATCTTTCAGATTATTAACGAAACTAAACGTAGAAGGGCATCTGCAACAGCTGTATCTTattcttaatttgttaaatCTACATATCCTTTGATGCGATTTGTGTCTTTCCGAACTAAGGAAACGCTTTTTACAATGCTCGCATTCATACTGCGGCTTATCCTCGTGCATCGATGCATAATGGCAATCCAAATTGAAGATAGTGTTGAACGTTCTGCGACATAATCTACATTCATGTGCATACTTTTCTGGTTCGTTTATCTCGTTCTTCGATCGAGTCACCGTAtgtgatttatttatttctagttTGGAACTGGCTTGTTCGCTTTCGGGAAGTAAGCTGAAGTGATAGttattgtgtcaaatttttggcTGGGATCAATACTGGCTTGGCTGACCAATTAAGATTGGAATGCCAACATCCATGAATGAATTTAAGTGACTTACCTTTCGTCCACAATTTTGCAACCATccattttaaacaaacaattaaATGGCAACGAACGTACATTCTTTTGCTTAAGAAGAGCGTTGTACTCCTCAAGATGGCCATTTTTTCGATGGCTGTAGTATGTTTtattatagaaaaaacgttCCCCACAGAACTCACACTCGTACCTAGGAATCAAATCGGAAAAAAAGATATTGTTCAAGGTAGGTATAGAAAGGATTATCAGTTTTTTGGTaacataaattcaaatcaattactAACCGCGGTTTTTCCAGATGCTTTGATGTATAATGGTCCCAGAGAtataattcttttttgaaaagtagtTTGCACCTGTCACAGTTGTACCGCTTTCTGGCATTAACTTCACAACGCATTTGATGcactttgaatattgccgatcGCAAGAAACGCCTATTACAGTACCCACATTTAAAAGGTAGCCTACGTTTGTGAACAACTGCAATATTCCGTTGAAATGAATCTTCGAATGTTTTGAAACGTCTTTTAAATTTGCGAGTATTTTGTTCGGGCTTTTGATCCGTTGCCTCTGGATCGTACAGCGCATCCTTCCAAGTTTCTTCTTGTTTGATTTCGATCAGATCATTAAATATCATTCTCTCGGTTTGTGGTTCCGGCGTAAATGAGAAACTCGCAGCCAGTTCGTCGATGGTAATAGTGCTAAGGTTAAAAGGATACATATTGTTAAACTATAAATTACCTTTACCCTGTTAAAACATTCGATTTTTAACTTAACTAACTTAATGTTACTTCAGAGAGAAGTATTTGTTAGTATTCTCTTTACACACGACACGGTCTCGCGTAAAAATCAAACCATACGGATGATCAACTTTTACCAATCAACTTGAtagcaagttttttttgttagacaCAGTTATCGTTAAGTTTAATTAGTTTATTACCATATTTGTAGCATCCGTGTCATGTCAAATACAATTTACAGAGCTTAATAAAGATTTCATtctatcagaatttttttttaaagatttaaaaaaaaacttcccctAATATTGTTTTTCTCACGAGCTTCTTTCTATCTATGACAGCAGTTTGAACGCCGCAGAACTGACGTACAGGCGGAGAATTTCTATCGAACAAGTGCCCATGGGTCAGCCTTGAATATGGCCTATTCTCAATTTTGTTGGAGCACGTTGGCCGAGGAAAATTACCGGTCTGTGTATTTTGATGATCATTATTTGTTTTACCTTAggaataatttaatttgaatgccACTTGTGCTCCCATGTACACCGCATGTTGGTTTTCAAAGTGCGTGTAGCGTCTTGTGCAGGAATTCTGGAACTAGTTGGACGTGAACTGTTCCAGGACAATCAGGATTTCACAAACGTCAACTCGTGCACgtggttttatttattgttttaacgGTTTCCTTGGCAACTTTTTCACGTTCTTCTTCCTATTTTACTGATGGACAATCGTATGTCCTGATTGGCGACACTGATAGCATAACAACGGCTTCGATGTTTGGACACGTAATAAGGACTCACTTCGGTTGCAATGGTTTCATTCACACCGTTTGATTGCTTCGTCCAACAATCGAATTTTGACCACTTCGATTGTCAACTCGTTTTCCGGCTTGTTTTCCAAAGCTAGACCCAGATTTCCCAGACCCAGACCTCTTGAACAAATCCTCCATTTGATTGAGATGGGATTACAGATCTTCACCTTCCTGGTACTGTATGTTGATAAGCTTCAGCAACATGGCCATAACCGACGTAACACTCGAGGTTCGGAACTGTCTCTCCAGGGCGTCCCTGGATCCTCCGCTGGCTTGGCCCGACCAACAAAGCAAGAATAGTAAAACATTTTTGGTCGCCTTGATTTAACGCTTCTGGTAAATCTAATTGCGACAGGTTTTTCACACTTCAGAAACAGTTCTTTGTACTTTCTTCACTGCTGGGCTCAAATCTAATGGAAGTGTATTGCCATAGATCGAACTTATAACAGAAGACTGCTGGTAGAGTTAACTCGCGGCTCATTCTGCAAAATATTACGTTTTGCATGTAGTAGGTGGAGATGCAATGATTGAGATGACTTAGAAACTTTATTGGAAAAGTAGAAGCATGCTTATGTCAGTGCTTATATTCTAGGCCTATAACtattataccgtatttgtttatgccgagtgttgcactagtgttgcactggtgcaccactaggtgctgtcaaactgtttgtttattcggacggtgttgcactggttttgacctgtcggagttctgcttacggacggtggcccaccgataattttgccagtgttgcgagagagcgtgtgagtgagtgagatagcaatacactggcgacgatttgtgtttgtttttatcggatacggtggaacactccacgagtggagaaaacaaatacggtattagtctGTGCTTTAACTGCGATAACAGATGATCCAACGGAACTAGAGCCTTTAACACGACGCTGTTATTATTACTCGCGAACAAATCAAAACATGCAACAGAAGAACGCCATCTTAGTGAACTGTGAGCTATGATTTTTCGTTCTGTTTGCGTTGCCTAGCGTTCCTTGTTGATTTTCTCCTCCGAATTACAGTCATTCTTACTCCAGCAATCATTCGCTTTGCCACTGAATCAATTCGTTGGCGATTCATGCCCAGACTCAGACCCTGAACGAAGAATGCTACTAGTACTAGACGGACAATTCCCAGGATAAAGACTAAGACCCATAATCGATAAACAATTTACACAActtgagaggaaaataagaaaatattgaCATAGATTTGGTTTTTTGGCACATCTTGAGTTCCTAGAATTAAATCGTTTTTCTTCAGAAGCCATTCGTGGCGAAGAATGATCGTCAGCGACTCTAGCAGACGTCGAATTTTTCGACGTCATCTATGCGCAATTTTTTCATCAAGGGCaaatgatgattgtttgatggtTGTTGATAGTAACTCGGAAAATAACTGATCGCTAatgaggtgaaaaaaaaaacaaactaggtATGCGCCGTTTGATGCTGTAAAGCATCGTTTCTAAAGAAAACAGGCTTTCTGTGTTGAGGAGCTAAATCGTTGGTGACTAGGATCgggggaaaaaatcattctgatCGAAGATCAGCAACCTTGCCTTAGGATGCTTCCGAAGTGTCTGCTTAATGATGGCCCAGTACTTTTCAATTGGCCGCAGTTTCGGTGCGTTCAAGGGTTGAGATgcttcggcacgaaattgacctccTCACCCTTGTAACACTCCAAAACCTCTTTCGAGTAATGGCACGAGGCTAAATCCGGCCAGAAAATCGTAGGAGCATCGTGTGACCTCAGAATAGGAAGTATAAGCATTTGGAGACATTCCTATAGGTACACCTGCCCGTTGACCGTTCCAGTTGTCACGAATGAGGTGCTCCACTTTCCACACAAGGAAATTGCTTGCCAGATCATGtatttttttggcaaacttTGACATCTTCTGCTTTCTAACGTCCTCAGGGACATCAAACTTATGAAGAGCGGTGAAAAACTGGAGCCCTGGAAGCTGCCTGCTTTTACGTACGTCTCATCATCCATACCGAGGCAATGTGGTTTCGTCAACATCTGGGTGTAGAGCTTCCGTGCATTCAGTTTCATCGCCACATCTCGAACTGAACTGTTATGATTCCTCTTGGAAGCTTGAACTACCCGCTGGTGATGCTTAACATTATACAGAGGTCCGTTGCCACTTTTTTTCCTTCGATCGATGGTCAAACGCTCGAAGTACCGATTTAAAACACGAGACACCGTAGAATGTACCATTCCCAGCTTCTCGCTGATGGCACGATGAGAAAGATCCGGACTTTCAAGGTACGTGCACAAAATTTCTTTGCACCTCTGCTGTTCTTCCGACTCCATCTTCGCAACGACTGCCCATCTGCTAGTGAAACTTACACAGCGTAAAGAAATACACATTGAACTAATTTCACccaaaatttcaatagaaaatacTTAACGGGTAAAAAGTTACAGCTATTTAAAAGTGGTGCAATTTGATTTCGTACACCCTTGATTGAGaagtcaaaacaataaaaaaaaatgttgtttaaatTGATCGAGTAGGACTAccgtaaaattttcaataattgataTTCGGATCTCTGAATCCCGTTTCAAGTGACTTACCTAGAAGTTTGCGGTACTTCAGTGCTGGGAGTATCTACTGTAAATTTCCACATTTTCGAATCTTCCATTCGATACAGACAATTGTAGGGCAACTTGCGGACATTGGATCGCTTAAGTAGCGCCTCGTATTCCTCACGATGCTCCGTTTTCCGATGGGAGATGTATTTATGAATGATGAAGAAACGTTGCCCACAAAATTCACACTCGTATCTGGAAATTGGATCgagaaaatcaaattcatttgaaagatGTCTAATTTCATTAACGTCGTTTGAGAACAATAACTTACCGTGGTTTTTTCAAATGCTTCGCAGCAAAATGATCTTTCAGATGTTGCATGTATCCAAACGTAGAAGAGCATCTGCCACAGCTGTATCTGTTTCTAAATTTGTTCAACCTACAATGCTTTCGATGCGTTTTATATCCTTCCGTACTAAGGAAACGCTTATTACAGTCCTCGCATTCATACTGTGGCTCATTCTCGTGCAACGATGTATAATGGCAATCCAATTTGTAGACAGTGTTAAATGTTTTGTGACATAATCTGCATTCATGTGCATACATTTCTGGTCCGTTTGTCTCGTTCTCCGATCCAATCGATACCGCCGTTTGTGATTCATTTGTTTCAAGTCCGGAACCAGGTTGTCCGTTCACGGAAAAAATGCTTAAATGATAATCACtgtgtcaaaattttgttaccGGAATTGAAACCAATCGAGATGAAATGCCGGCCAGCATCCTGAATTTAAGTGACTCACCCTTCTTCTACGATTTTGCAGCCATccattttaaacaaacaatttaaTGGCAACGAACGGACCCTCTTTTCCTTAAGAAGTGCGTTGTACTCCTCAAGATGGTCATTTTTCCGATGGCAATAGTATTTTTGGTGATAGTCGAAACGTTCCCCACAGAACTCACACTCGTACCTGAGAATCAAATCGGAAAACAAAAGATATTTGTCAAGGTAAGTATTCAAAGTACTtgaattttttcgtgaaataaattaaaatgaattacTACTACTAACCGAGGTTTTTCCAAATGTTTCGATGTAAAATGGTCCCAAAGAAATATCTCTTTTTTGAAGGTTAATTCGCACCCGTCACAGTTGTATCGCTCTTTTACATTAGCTCCACAATAACTTTGATGCACTTTGAATCCTGCTGATCGAAAGAAACGCTTATGACATTTCTTACATTCAAAACGTTGTTCAGTTTTGTGCATGATTGCAATATGACGTTTCAATGAACCGTGAATcgttttaaaacatcttttacATTTGCGAGAATTATCATCTCGCTTTTTATCCTCGGCTTTTGGATCGGACTGCGTATCATTCTCAGATtcctctttttttgttttgatcgagCCGTCCTGAATATCAATGAATTCAAATGTTGTTGTGGTAGGACTTTCTTCGATAATTTTGCATCCATCCATTTGGAACAAGCAATTTTTAGGCAGAGTTTGGAGTTTCCTTTCTCTTAGTAGTGCATTGTATTCCTTAAGATGGTCATTTATCCGATGAGACTCATATTTTGGTCCAAAGAAAAACCGTTTCCCACAAAACTCACACTCGTATCTGGGGATGAGATTCAAAGAATCGTTTGAAATAACAGATTTCATCTACACAAcaagaaataaaagtaaactACATACCGTTGTTTATTCAAATGATATGCTGCAAAGTGATCCGTCAAAGCATGTTTGCGGTTGAAAGAAGCCGGGCATTTGTCGCATCTgtatttatctttaaaaatctCAGCATCTTCTGTTGTTGAGTCATCACCACTAATCAACAGATTTTGCTCAGAAATGCAGCTTAcaggatttttttcgaaaatagtaTCAGTTAGCTCAAGGCAATGCTCTTTCTCCTGTAATGCTGCATTATGTTCTCCAATTCGTTCGCAATTAACCTCACATCgagttttatgcaattttagCTTTTTCGGGGTGGGAAAATGCTCTCTACAGTATTGGCATTCCAATTCAGGCTTATCCACATGTTGTAATACATAGTGTCGATTCAATGaacactgacgtgtaaaactCATGTGACATATTTCGCATTGAAAGATTTTTGGAGCTGCATTATCTATCTCTGAATGGTATCGTCCATTTTTCCGAGAACTTTCTTCTTCAATCACGCTTGATTCAACGTGTTCCATCACATTATCATCAGGAAGAAAGCTAATATAAAAATAAGGTACGTAACAAATTATATGATTAACATGATGTGACTTACCATGAATTATCTTCAGGAGTTGTATATTGGCTGGTTTCCGGATCACCAAGGTTTAGGATATCCTCAACACAGATGTCCCGAAGGTCACTCAAATCCGATGTTTTGGAAGCAAGATTTGCCTGGGACAGCGTATGGGCATTTTCTTGCTGAAGGTTTGCATCGGGTTCTTCAATGTCAATGGAAATGTTTGCATGACATATCCTTAAATGGGATTTCAGTTTTGTCGATATAAGAAAACGGTTGTGACAATACTCGCATTCATACTGTGGATCATCCACGTGCGCTTTTACATAATGACGATCCAAACTTCGGAGatggtgaaattttttgagaCATACTTGgcattcatacattttttgatCGGAGGTTTTTTCATGATTCAGCTCACTTCCCCTAGCAGTCTCCAATTCactgaaagaaaaattatttcatatcttATTATTTAAAAAGAGGTTTTATTCAGGAATGAGATTTGAGCTCGATTGCCTTGATTCTGGTGCATTACCTTGAAGCCGGAGGAGGTTGTTGAGGATGATCCTGAAGTGCTGGTTTATCAGCATATTCGTCATGATGAACATGACTCAAATCTCCAAGACTGAAATCCCCGatacgaaattttgaaaaatatagaaacACCGTCCGTCTAGCTGGTGCCTGATTTCCATAAACCCGACGGATGTTTTTCAAGGCTGTTGTAGCATTTGACCCCTTCCGAAATTCGTAAAGCATAACGTGTCGTAAGTGCACTCTATCGACAACCGTGTTTAAAAACTGCACTTTGCTAGCAACTTCCTGTACGTTTTCTATCGAATTTCGGGCGTTTTCGGTGCCCGTCATATCGGCGTCAAGCGGCTCAGTTTTAATTCTTTTTGCCAGTGCCGTTGAGGCAACGGCCATCGTACTTTGATTGCCTTTAATCGTTTTTTAAGAGCgaattaaactaaattttcttctgattCCAAACGCGACTCACCCCTTTTTGGAACACAAAACGTAAACAAATAAACTGCTGTCACANNNNNNNNNNNNNNNNNNNNNNNNNNNNNNNNNNNNNNNNNNNNNNNNNNNNNNNNNNNNNNNNNNNNNNNNNNNNNNNNNNNNNNNNNNNNNNNNNNNNNNNNNNNNNNNNNNNNNNNNNNNNNNNNNNNNNNNNNNNNNNNNNNNNNNNNNNNNNNNNNNNNNNNNNNNNNNNNNNNNNNNNNNNNNNNNNNNNNNNNNNNNNNNNNNNNNNNNNNNNNNNNNNNNNNNNNNNNNNNNNNNNNNNNNNNNNNNNNNNNNNNNNNNNNNNNNNNNNNNNNNNNNNNNNNNNNNNNNNNNNNNNNNNNNNNNNNNNNNNNNNNNNNNNNNNNNNNNNNNNNNNNNNNNNNNNNNNNNNNNNNNNNNNNNNNNNNNNNNNNNNNNNNNNNNNNNNNNNNNNNNNNNNNNNNNNNNNNNNNNNNNNNNNNNNNNNNNNNNNNNNNNNNNNNNNNNNNNNNNNNNNNNNNNNNNNNNNNNNNNNNNNNNNNNNNNNNNNNNNNttgttggaaaaattatccagaaaacgaaatcgagtgtccagtcagtatggccAGTGGTTTAACCACTGGTTGAACGGTTCAACACTAAAGCACTGATCGTAACTAAAGTGTGAGTTAGTGAGGTAAGCAATACATTAACGACGATTTATGTTTTTATCGGGAGTGCAAAACTGAGCGAGTGGAGCAAACGAAAACGTTATTAAATTAAGCTTGGGCCGGCTTAAAAGAATAACGCTTACTCTTACATAGATTTCCATAAGagtgacagctaatcggagtgaaattggagtgaattTCAACGCACGAGAAATTGTATACCATAGCACATAACAGCAACTTCTGAACGTTCGGAGCAACAAAAATCCCTTTGATCTGATATAAACgttagttttattgaaattacgTCTTAACGCGCACACGTGATTTTACTGCTGTATGTTTTACGGTAATCCAAAAGATAAgttaaataaaacctttttcacTGCATAAAATTATAACATCATTAATAAACTGTCTCCCAAACTGATAGGACCAGTTCTACTTCGTTATGTTAAAAGCTGAAAATGTCGTACATCAAGATAACTTCACGTAGCTTCTAGAAGACAGCTGGATTGGATATTGGTACGTAGTACGAAGAAAACCTGAATTGTGCAGTTTGCTGGGAGGCAAAACGACGATAACGGAAGACGATCCGAAGGCAGGCTTTGTTTCACATTCCTTATTATTTCACTTCAGCTTCCGTCGGTTTCCATGGATGACGTGAGGGAGAAAGATCGATCTGCCAAGCTGATCCTTACGGTCAACTTTCGGTGAAGTTAGTTTTGCGGCGTTTTATTGTATTCCGAGAAGCTTGTACAATCATAAGATGATCGAAGGTTAAAATATGAAGGACCATTTTTGAAGAGCGCTTGATCAGC is a window encoding:
- the LOC129739993 gene encoding zinc finger protein 91-like isoform X1; translation: MAVASTALAKRIKTEPLDADMTGTENARNSIENVQEVASKVQFLNTVVDRVHLRHVMLYEFRKGSNATTALKNIRRVYGNQAPARRTVFLYFSKFRIGDFSLGDLSHVHHDEYADKPALQDHPQQPPPASSELETARGSELNHEKTSDQKMYECQVCLKKFHHLRSLDRHYVKAHVDDPQYECEYCHNRFLISTKLKSHLRICHANISIDIEEPDANLQQENAHTLSQANLASKTSDLSDLRDICVEDILNLGDPETSQYTTPEDNSCFLPDDNVMEHVESSVIEEESSRKNGRYHSEIDNAAPKIFQCEICHMSFTRQCSLNRHYVLQHVDKPELECQYCREHFPTPKKLKLHKTRCEVNCERIGEHNAALQEKEHCLELTDTIFEKNPVSCISEQNLLISGDDSTTEDAEIFKDKYRCDKCPASFNRKHALTDHFAAYHLNKQRYECEFCGKRFFFGPKYESHRINDHLKEYNALLRERKLQTLPKNCLFQMDGCKIIEESPTTTTFEFIDIQDGSIKTKKEESENDTQSDPKAEDKKRDDNSRKCKRCFKTIHGSLKRHIAIMHKTEQRFECKKCHKRFFRSAGFKVHQSYCGANVKERYNCDGCELTFKKEIFLWDHFTSKHLEKPRYECEFCGERFDYHQKYYCHRKNDHLEEYNALLKEKRVRSLPLNCLFKMDGCKIVEEGIFSVNGQPGSGLETNESQTAVSIGSENETNGPEMYAHECRLCHKTFNTVYKLDCHYTSLHENEPQYECEDCNKRFLSTEGYKTHRKHCRLNKFRNRYSCGRCSSTFGYMQHLKDHFAAKHLKKPRYECEFCGQRFFIIHKYISHRKTEHREEYEALLKRSNVRKLPYNCLYRMEDSKMWKFTVDTPSTEVPQTSSTITIDELAASFSFTPEPQTERMIFNDLIEIKQEETWKDALYDPEATDQKPEQNTRKFKRRFKTFEDSFQRNIAVVHKRRLPFKCGYCNRRFLRSAIFKVHQMRCEVNARKRYNCDRCKLLFKKELYLWDHYTSKHLEKPRYECEFCGERFFYNKTYYSHRKNGHLEEYNALLKQKNVRSLPFNCLFKMDGCKIVDESLLPESEQASSKLEINKSHTVTRSKNEINEPEKYAHECRLCRRTFNTIFNLDCHYASMHEDKPQYECEHCKKRFLSSERHKSHQRICRFNKLRIRYSCCRCPSTFSFVNNLKDHFAAKHLKKHRYECEFCGERFFFIQKYVYHRKSKHREEYQALLRQSNDSKLPFNYLFRMDDEEMWKLIRIKATPGTETPTDSSTQTDTRKRFNCRLCPKTFQSNENLDRHYVSTHKDEPQFQCEYCNELFLKSVKLNRHKRTCKFNESKDKYACELCPATFKLSHSARRHFAAVHLNKQW
- the LOC129739993 gene encoding zinc finger protein 91-like isoform X3 gives rise to the protein MAVASTALAKRIKTEPLDADMTGTENARNSIENVQEVASKVQFLNTVVDRVHLRHVMLYEFRKGSNATTALKNIRRVYGNQAPARRTVFLYFSKFRIGDFSLGDLSHVHHDEYADKPALQDHPQQPPPASSELETARGSELNHEKTSDQKMYECQVCLKKFHHLRSLDRHYVKAHVDDPQYECEYCHNRFLISTKLKSHLRICHANISIDIEEPDANLQQENAHTLSQANLASKTSDLSDLRDICVEDILNLGDPETSQYTTPEDNSCFLPDDNVMEHVESSVIEEESSRKNGRYHSEIDNAAPKIFQCEICHMSFTRQCSLNRHYVLQHVDKPELECQYCREHFPTPKKLKLHKTRCEVNCERIGEHNAALQEKEHCLELTDTIFEKNPVSCISEQNLLISGDDSTTEDAEIFKDKYRCDKCPASFNRKHALTDHFAAYHLNKQRYECEFCGKRFFFGPKYESHRINDHLKEYNALLRERKLQTLPKNCLFQMDGCKIIEESPTTTTFEFIDIQDGSIKTKKEESENDTQSDPKAEDKKRDDNSRKCKRCFKTIHGSLKRHIAIMHKTEQRFECKKCHKRFFRSAGFKVHQSYCGANVKERYNCDGCELTFKKEIFLWDHFTSKHLEKPRYECEFCGERFDYHQKYYCHRKNDHLEEYNALLKEKRVRSLPLNCLFKMDGCKIVEEGIFSVNGQPGSGLETNESQTAVSIGSENETNGPEMYAHECRLCHKTFNTVYKLDCHYTSLHENEPQYECEDCNKRFLSTEGYKTHRKHCRLNKFRNRYSCGRCSSTFGYMQHLKDHFAAKHLKKPRYECEFCGQRFFIIHKYISHRKTEHREEYEALLKRSNVRKLPYNCLYRMEDSKMWKFTVDTPSTEVPQTSSTITIDELAASFSFTPEPQTERMIFNDLIEIKQEETWKDALYDPEATDQKPEQNTRKFKRRFKTFEDSFQRNIAVVHKRRLPFKCGYCNRRFLRSAIFKVHQMRCEVNARKRYNCDRCKLLFKKELYLWDHYTSKHLEKPRYECEFCGERFFYNKTYYSHRKNGHLEEYNALLKQKNVRSLPFNCLFKMDGCKIVDESLLPESEQASSKLEINKSHTVTRSKNEINEPEKYAHECRLCRRTFNTIFNLDCHYASMHEDKPQYECEHCKKRFLSSERHKSHQRICRFNKLRIRYSCCRCPSTFSFVNNLKDHFAAKHLKKHRYECEFCGERFFFIQKYVYHRKSKHREEYQALLRQSNDSKLPFNYLFRMDDEEMWKLIRIKATPGTETPTDSSTQTDTRKRFNCRLCPKTFQSNENLDRHYVSTHKDEPQFQCEYCNELFLKSVKLNRHKRTCKFNESKDKYACELCPATFKLSHSARRHFAAVHLNKQ